The Streptococcaceae bacterium ESL0729 genome has a segment encoding these proteins:
- a CDS encoding DUF3397 domain-containing protein, producing MILRIFTLLYPLLIIFILNYLFKFFKIRKYIGIRVPDIATLFLILGIYLFSLKLTTTSMLPYFIIMMSGLGIVILLVDLFYVRKFDRSNFFKLFWRLAFLASFIMYYMMAILSLLK from the coding sequence ATGATTTTAAGAATATTTACCTTACTGTATCCCCTTTTGATAATTTTTATCCTAAACTACCTGTTTAAGTTTTTTAAGATTAGGAAATACATTGGGATTAGGGTTCCTGATATAGCCACCCTCTTTTTAATCCTTGGGATTTACCTTTTTTCCTTAAAACTTACAACAACAAGTATGCTTCCCTACTTTATCATTATGATGAGTGGTCTTGGAATAGTTATCCTTTTAGTTGATCTTTTTTATGTTAGAAAATTCGACCGAAGTAACTTCTTTAAATTATTTTGGCGGCTCGCCTTCCTTGCATCCTTCATCATGTATTATATGATGGCTATCTTGTCACTTCTCAAGTAA
- the recG gene encoding ATP-dependent DNA helicase RecG, which translates to MVECMKLSDSIQYLKGVGPKALENYQKLGISTLEDLLFYFPFRYEDFSGKSALELMDGEKATVVGVVVTPVSSRYYGFKKNRLNFKIKQDELVISVSFFNQAYLAQKIEVGANLAIYGKWDARRAALSGIKLLAQIDNGREPVYRLKEGVKQGKLVSLIKQVMDLGALNLIEETLPAYLLEKYRLLPRSLAVFNMHFPEDDEAHRQALRRVKFEELFYFQLKMQALKYRDKKLTKGLSLPYDDKLLLEKINQLPFDLTQAQERALDEICRDLRSNNHMNRLLQGDVGSGKTAVASLAMYAAHTAGFQSAMMVPTEILANQHLLSLKELFPELRVGLLTSGMKPADKREVLAGLVAGSVDMVVGTHALIQDGVEFKNLGLVITDEQHRFGVKQRKFLREKGENSDVLMMTATPIPRTLAITSYGDMDVSIIDELPKGRVPITTRWTRQEQFSQVLAWIKDELKKGAQVYFISPLIEESETLDLKNAQDLYQDLKDYFGDQAKIALLHGRMKAQEKDEIMTSFKAKEYDILVSTTVIEVGVNVPDATIMVIMNADRFGLSQLHQLRGRVGRGSKKSYAILVANPKSDQGKERMKIMTETNNGFVLAEADLRMRGSGEIFGLRQSGLPEFTVSDIVVDYNILEAARLEAEAIFEDDNLRSNPQYRLLFENLSDLDIFD; encoded by the coding sequence CTGGTAGAGTGTATGAAATTAAGTGATTCAATTCAGTATCTTAAGGGTGTAGGTCCCAAGGCCCTTGAAAATTATCAGAAACTTGGTATTTCAACCCTTGAAGACCTACTTTTTTACTTTCCCTTTAGGTACGAGGACTTTTCAGGTAAGTCAGCCCTTGAACTAATGGACGGAGAGAAGGCGACAGTAGTTGGAGTAGTTGTAACACCAGTCTCTAGTCGGTACTATGGATTTAAGAAAAATCGTCTAAATTTTAAAATTAAGCAAGATGAGCTGGTAATTTCAGTCAGCTTTTTTAACCAGGCCTACCTGGCTCAAAAAATCGAAGTCGGGGCAAACCTTGCTATTTACGGAAAGTGGGATGCTAGAAGGGCAGCCCTGTCTGGAATCAAGCTTTTGGCTCAGATTGACAATGGGCGTGAGCCTGTTTACCGGCTCAAGGAGGGGGTTAAACAGGGAAAGCTTGTATCTTTAATCAAGCAGGTTATGGACCTTGGAGCCCTTAATCTTATAGAGGAAACCCTACCGGCCTATCTTCTTGAAAAGTATCGCCTGCTCCCAAGAAGTCTTGCTGTTTTTAATATGCACTTTCCAGAAGATGATGAGGCCCACAGGCAAGCCCTAAGGAGGGTAAAATTTGAGGAATTATTTTACTTTCAACTTAAGATGCAGGCCTTGAAATATAGGGATAAAAAATTGACTAAGGGCCTAAGTCTGCCCTATGATGATAAGCTTTTATTAGAAAAAATAAATCAACTACCCTTTGACCTGACCCAGGCTCAAGAGAGGGCTCTTGATGAAATATGTAGGGATTTAAGATCTAATAACCACATGAATCGTCTCCTGCAAGGAGATGTTGGCTCAGGTAAGACGGCTGTAGCTTCTTTAGCCATGTACGCAGCCCATACGGCGGGTTTTCAATCAGCCATGATGGTACCGACAGAAATTTTGGCCAACCAGCATCTTTTAAGTCTAAAGGAACTCTTTCCAGAACTTAGGGTTGGTCTTCTAACTAGTGGGATGAAGCCTGCTGATAAAAGGGAGGTTTTGGCTGGGCTTGTAGCAGGTTCAGTTGATATGGTTGTCGGAACCCATGCTCTGATTCAGGATGGGGTTGAGTTTAAAAATTTGGGCTTAGTTATTACAGACGAGCAGCACCGTTTTGGGGTCAAACAAAGAAAATTCCTTAGGGAAAAGGGTGAAAATTCTGATGTTCTCATGATGACGGCAACTCCTATTCCAAGGACACTTGCTATTACCTCCTACGGGGATATGGATGTTTCAATCATTGATGAATTACCTAAGGGGCGTGTTCCTATCACAACCAGGTGGACCAGGCAGGAGCAATTTTCTCAAGTCTTGGCATGGATTAAGGATGAACTTAAGAAAGGGGCCCAGGTTTATTTTATTTCTCCCTTAATTGAAGAAAGTGAGACCTTGGACCTTAAAAATGCCCAAGATCTTTACCAGGATTTAAAAGATTACTTTGGAGATCAGGCTAAGATTGCCCTTTTGCATGGTCGGATGAAGGCCCAGGAAAAGGATGAAATCATGACCTCTTTTAAGGCCAAGGAATATGATATTCTAGTGTCAACGACTGTAATTGAGGTTGGGGTTAATGTGCCTGATGCAACAATTATGGTGATTATGAATGCTGACCGCTTTGGACTCAGCCAGCTCCATCAGCTTAGGGGTCGGGTTGGTCGGGGAAGCAAAAAGTCCTACGCCATCCTTGTCGCCAATCCTAAAAGTGATCAAGGAAAGGAGCGGATGAAAATTATGACTGAGACGAATAATGGCTTTGTTTTAGCAGAAGCAGATCTTAGGATGCGGGGATCTGGTGAGATATTTGGCCTTCGTCAATCAGGTCTACCAGAGTTTACGGTGTCTGATATTGTTGTTGACTATAATATCTTAGAAGCAGCAAGACTTGAGGCAGAAGCGATATTTGAGGATGATAACTTAAGGTCCAATCCCCAGTATAGGCTGCTCTTTGAAAACTTATCTGATCTTGATATCTTTGATTAA
- a CDS encoding nicotinamide-nucleotide adenylyltransferase — translation MITNNISKGKLKGQKIGIYFGTFAPLHTGHQQQIYKTAALNDGVLLIASGYDNDRGDQIGLNLEKRFRYLRQAFNDEPDIKVAKLDENGMPPMPLGWDVWTDRVIEILHENTIQENLQVTFYVGEEEYVEELSKRFPDDGNTYSVERADRHDIAISSTMIRENPQKYWNDINRVFRRHFSKIVTFMGGASTGKTTLVRRLARSINAPFSEEYARIYEEESNIDDDELRVDDYARLITGQYDANSHEICSPSNNGIVFLDTDAIVTRVYAKLYLPLEDQEALEPLFLRTIEQEKMDLILVIPPITRYVDDGFRNMEWEDSRLEFHEELMRQLEEFDLMDKVVILDDRGDGLRDEYGYLARYHHAIDAVKEHTGVVIKRLEY, via the coding sequence ATGATTACAAATAATATTTCCAAGGGAAAATTAAAGGGCCAAAAAATTGGTATCTACTTTGGAACATTTGCCCCCCTTCATACAGGACACCAGCAGCAGATTTATAAGACAGCAGCCTTGAATGATGGGGTTTTACTGATTGCATCAGGCTATGATAATGACCGAGGTGACCAGATTGGCTTAAATCTTGAAAAGAGATTTCGCTACCTGCGTCAGGCCTTCAATGATGAGCCTGATATTAAGGTCGCAAAACTTGATGAAAATGGCATGCCTCCTATGCCCCTTGGTTGGGATGTTTGGACTGACCGGGTCATTGAGATTCTTCATGAAAATACTATTCAAGAAAACCTCCAAGTAACCTTTTATGTGGGGGAAGAGGAGTATGTTGAGGAGCTTTCAAAACGCTTCCCTGATGACGGGAATACCTATTCAGTTGAGCGGGCTGACCGTCATGATATAGCCATTTCTTCGACCATGATTAGGGAGAATCCGCAAAAATACTGGAATGATATCAATAGGGTTTTCAGGCGTCATTTTAGTAAGATTGTAACCTTTATGGGAGGTGCTTCAACTGGTAAAACAACCTTGGTAAGGAGACTTGCTAGATCCATCAATGCTCCCTTCTCAGAAGAATACGCTCGGATCTATGAGGAAGAGTCAAATATTGATGATGATGAGCTTCGTGTGGATGATTATGCTAGGTTAATTACAGGCCAGTATGATGCCAACTCGCATGAAATTTGCTCTCCGTCAAATAATGGAATTGTCTTTTTGGATACAGACGCCATTGTAACGCGTGTTTATGCCAAGCTTTATCTTCCCCTTGAAGACCAAGAAGCTCTTGAACCCCTATTTTTAAGAACCATCGAGCAGGAAAAAATGGATTTAATCCTGGTTATTCCACCCATTACCCGCTATGTAGATGATGGCTTTAGGAATATGGAGTGGGAGGATTCACGCCTTGAGTTTCATGAGGAGCTTATGCGTCAACTTGAGGAATTTGACTTGATGGATAAGGTTGTAATCTTGGATGACCGAGGGGACGGACTTCGAGATGAGTATGGTTATCTAGCTCGCTACCATCACGCCATTGATGCCGTTAAGGAGCATACAGGTGTTGTGATTAAACGTTTAGAGTATTAA
- a CDS encoding ATP-dependent Clp protease ATP-binding subunit, producing MKLNSNLKFTPTVRSILEEAEKIAFSYNSRVVGTGHVLAAYAEFYDNYGSTALKDLNLGRDDFDIELAALSSNQLDLTLDDLLQVSPRLEGLLEVAQYLAQENGQEEIGSEHLFYILVSDNDSFARRILVSLGIDIGKLLKSFLDKSHLDVKALLSRKPVLPASKRGTAADVSPNSKTPTLDSVARDMTRLAREDKLDPMIGRDKEVERVLQILSRRSKNNPVLVGEPGVGKTAIAEGLAIKLARDEVPEDLKGKRLMSVEISSILAGTKFRGEFEDRMTAIIDEVSKAQDAILFIDEIHTIMSSGGGMDGTLDASNILKPALARGDLQLMGSTTFDEYQKKIEKDSALERRLARVVINEPSEEEALQILRGLKARYEDYHGLTIEDSALEAAVKNSVRYMPSRKLPDKAIDLLDEASARVKINSLESKEGYQNLQDRLKFLNLEIESALLEHKISEIRDLRREREAVLKELVDIKNEPKSLGNLKVSELDIIEVVSDLSGVPVSQMTQSEASRLIHLEKELHERVVGQDEAIEAVSRAIRRSRSGISDPSRPIGSFMFLGPTGVGKTELAKALSATIFGSEDNLIRIDMSEYMEKFSTSRLIGAPPGYVGFDEGGQLTEKVRQKPYSVVLLDEIEKAHPDVFNVLLQILDDGFVTDSKGRKVDFRNTIIIMTSNIGATALRDEKTVGFSSKDEARDYKAMKAKILEELKKAYRPEFLNRVDEILVFHNLSEKEIQEIVKLMFNGVVNRLKEQDIELKITPAASKHIAKVGFDPEYGARPLRRAIQREVEDKLSEKLLSGEISAGQTVTVGSSADKINFKVK from the coding sequence ATGAAATTAAATAGTAACTTAAAGTTTACTCCGACCGTAAGGTCAATACTTGAGGAGGCAGAAAAGATTGCCTTTTCTTACAATTCAAGGGTGGTTGGGACTGGTCATGTTTTAGCAGCCTATGCGGAATTTTATGATAATTATGGATCAACAGCACTTAAGGATTTAAACCTTGGTAGGGATGATTTTGATATTGAGCTAGCTGCTCTTTCTTCAAATCAGCTAGACCTTACCCTTGATGATCTTTTACAGGTATCGCCAAGGCTTGAAGGCCTTCTGGAAGTAGCACAATATTTGGCCCAAGAAAATGGTCAAGAAGAGATTGGGTCAGAGCATCTCTTTTATATTCTTGTTTCTGATAATGACTCTTTTGCCAGAAGAATCTTGGTCAGCCTAGGCATTGATATAGGCAAATTACTCAAGAGTTTTCTTGATAAATCCCACCTTGACGTCAAGGCTCTTCTTAGCCGCAAGCCTGTTTTACCAGCTTCAAAGAGGGGAACAGCAGCTGATGTTTCACCCAACAGCAAGACGCCTACCTTAGATAGTGTGGCTCGGGATATGACCCGCCTGGCTCGTGAGGACAAGCTAGATCCTATGATTGGTCGGGATAAGGAAGTTGAACGGGTGCTTCAAATTTTAAGCCGTAGAAGTAAAAATAATCCTGTCCTTGTGGGTGAGCCTGGGGTCGGAAAGACTGCTATTGCTGAAGGTTTAGCCATTAAACTTGCCCGTGATGAGGTCCCTGAGGACTTAAAGGGCAAACGACTAATGTCAGTTGAAATCTCATCAATCCTTGCGGGAACTAAATTCCGGGGGGAATTTGAAGATAGGATGACAGCCATTATTGATGAGGTAAGTAAGGCTCAAGATGCCATTCTTTTCATCGATGAAATCCATACAATCATGAGTTCAGGTGGTGGAATGGATGGAACCCTTGATGCTTCAAATATTTTAAAACCAGCCCTTGCTCGCGGTGACTTACAGCTTATGGGTTCAACAACTTTTGATGAATATCAAAAGAAGATTGAGAAGGACTCAGCCCTTGAAAGACGCCTGGCTCGGGTAGTAATTAATGAGCCTAGTGAAGAAGAAGCCCTTCAAATTTTAAGGGGTCTAAAGGCCAGATACGAAGACTATCATGGTTTGACCATTGAAGATAGTGCCCTTGAAGCTGCCGTTAAAAATAGCGTCCGCTACATGCCAAGTCGTAAACTACCTGATAAGGCAATTGACCTACTTGATGAGGCTTCAGCTCGGGTAAAAATTAATAGCCTGGAATCTAAGGAAGGTTATCAAAACTTACAGGATAGGTTAAAATTCTTAAATCTTGAAATCGAATCAGCCCTTTTAGAGCATAAGATAAGTGAAATTAGGGATTTACGTAGGGAGAGAGAAGCTGTCCTTAAGGAGCTTGTAGACATTAAAAATGAGCCAAAATCCCTTGGTAATTTAAAGGTGTCAGAGCTTGATATTATTGAAGTTGTAAGTGATTTGTCAGGGGTTCCTGTAAGTCAAATGACCCAGTCAGAAGCCAGTCGTCTGATTCATCTTGAAAAGGAGCTTCATGAACGAGTGGTTGGCCAAGATGAGGCCATTGAAGCTGTCAGCCGGGCAATTAGAAGGTCACGCAGTGGGATTTCTGATCCAAGTAGGCCAATTGGTTCATTTATGTTCCTTGGACCGACAGGGGTGGGTAAAACGGAGCTTGCTAAAGCCCTCTCAGCTACTATCTTTGGTAGCGAGGACAATCTAATCCGTATCGACATGAGTGAGTACATGGAAAAATTTTCAACCAGTCGCTTGATTGGAGCTCCTCCGGGTTATGTTGGCTTTGATGAGGGCGGACAATTGACTGAAAAAGTCCGCCAAAAACCTTATTCAGTAGTCCTACTTGATGAAATTGAAAAGGCTCATCCGGATGTCTTTAATGTTCTCTTACAGATTCTTGATGATGGCTTTGTAACTGATAGTAAGGGCCGTAAGGTTGACTTTAGAAATACCATTATTATCATGACAAGTAATATTGGAGCGACTGCCCTTAGGGATGAAAAAACAGTTGGTTTTTCAAGCAAGGATGAAGCTCGCGACTACAAGGCCATGAAGGCTAAGATTTTAGAGGAGCTTAAGAAGGCTTATAGACCTGAATTTTTAAACCGGGTTGATGAGATTTTGGTCTTCCACAACCTATCAGAAAAAGAGATTCAAGAAATCGTAAAACTAATGTTTAATGGCGTCGTAAATCGTCTCAAGGAGCAGGATATAGAACTTAAGATTACACCAGCGGCAAGTAAACATATTGCCAAGGTTGGTTTTGATCCAGAATACGGGGCAAGACCTTTAAGACGTGCCATCCAAAGGGAGGTTGAAGACAAGCTAAGTGAGAAGCTTTTAAGTGGTGAAATTTCAGCCGGACAAACAGTCACTGTTGGAAGCTCTGCTGACAAGATTAACTTTAAGGTTAAATAA
- a CDS encoding ATP-dependent Clp protease proteolytic subunit, which produces MNLVPTVIEQSSRGERAYDIYSRLLKDRIIMLTGEVEDNMANSIIAQLLFLDAQDSTKDIYLYVNTPGGSVSAGLAIVDTMNFIKSDVQTIVMGMAASMGTIIASSGTPGKRFMLPHAEYMIHQPMGGTGGGTQQTDMAIAAEHLLKTRNTLEKILAENSGQPIERVNKDAERDNWMSAEETLDYGFIDQIMENNKLK; this is translated from the coding sequence ATGAATCTAGTACCTACAGTTATTGAACAATCAAGCCGCGGAGAGCGTGCTTATGATATCTACTCACGTCTTTTAAAGGACCGTATCATCATGCTTACTGGTGAGGTTGAAGATAATATGGCCAATTCCATCATTGCCCAACTTCTTTTCCTAGACGCTCAAGATAGCACAAAGGACATCTACCTTTATGTAAACACACCTGGTGGTTCTGTATCGGCTGGTCTTGCTATTGTTGATACCATGAACTTCATTAAGTCAGACGTTCAAACAATCGTTATGGGAATGGCTGCTTCAATGGGAACCATTATCGCTTCTAGTGGGACTCCTGGTAAACGTTTCATGCTACCTCATGCTGAATATATGATTCACCAACCAATGGGTGGTACTGGTGGTGGAACCCAGCAGACTGACATGGCCATTGCTGCAGAACACCTACTAAAAACCCGTAATACCTTGGAAAAAATTCTTGCCGAAAATTCAGGTCAACCAATTGAGCGTGTTAATAAGGACGCTGAGCGTGATAACTGGATGAGTGCTGAAGAAACACTTGACTATGGTTTTATTGATCAAATCATGGAAAATAATAAGTTAAAATAA
- a CDS encoding DAK2 domain-containing protein — protein MSKINASLFQEMVQAGSSRLNNQAEYVNSLNVFPVPDGDTGTNMGMTITNGAKEVADKPAATVGQVAQILSKGLLMGARGNSGVILSQLFRGFGQKIVDLDVLDGKALASALQGGVEVAYKAVMKPVEGTILTVARGAATYALKKAEETDDAIEVMRATLEGANVALAKTPDMLPVLKEVGVVDSGGQGLVYIYEGFLAAATGEYLESVDFVATPAVMDEMVNAEHHKSVAGHVATEDIKFGYCTEIMVALGKGPTARKEFDYDEFRTYLNDLGDSLLVVNDDEIVKVHVHTEDPGLVMQEGLKYGSLVKVKVDNMRNQHDDVLEKEAQQAPTAPLEEAKEFGIIAIAAGDGLAKVFKGLGVDYVISGGQTMNPSTEDIVVAIESVNAKNIIILPNNKNIFMAAQTAADVVEKPALVVESRTVPQGFTALLSFDPSRSLEENKERMTQALSDVVSGSVTNAVRDTTIDGLEIHENDILGMIDNKIVVSTPDMGDALSATLDKMLTDESEIVAIYVGEDGSRELAESLAEDIEEDYPEVEVEIHQGDQPVYPYLFSVE, from the coding sequence ATGTCAAAAATTAATGCAAGTCTATTTCAAGAAATGGTTCAAGCAGGAAGTTCTCGTCTGAATAACCAAGCAGAATATGTGAATTCCCTTAATGTATTCCCTGTTCCAGATGGTGACACTGGGACAAACATGGGTATGACAATCACAAATGGTGCCAAGGAAGTAGCAGATAAGCCAGCAGCGACAGTTGGGCAGGTAGCACAGATTTTATCAAAAGGGCTTCTAATGGGAGCACGTGGTAATAGTGGAGTTATCCTAAGCCAGCTTTTCCGTGGTTTTGGTCAGAAAATCGTAGACCTTGATGTCCTTGATGGTAAGGCACTAGCTTCTGCCCTTCAAGGAGGAGTTGAGGTTGCCTATAAGGCTGTTATGAAACCAGTTGAGGGGACCATCCTTACAGTTGCCCGCGGGGCAGCCACTTACGCCCTAAAAAAGGCTGAAGAAACTGATGATGCAATTGAGGTCATGCGTGCTACCCTTGAGGGAGCAAATGTTGCCCTTGCCAAAACACCTGACATGCTTCCAGTTCTTAAGGAGGTTGGTGTAGTTGATTCAGGCGGACAAGGTCTAGTTTACATTTATGAAGGCTTCCTTGCAGCAGCGACTGGTGAGTACCTAGAAAGTGTTGACTTTGTTGCGACACCAGCTGTCATGGATGAGATGGTAAATGCAGAACACCATAAGTCAGTCGCAGGACATGTGGCAACGGAAGATATTAAGTTTGGTTATTGTACCGAGATTATGGTTGCCCTAGGTAAGGGTCCTACTGCTAGAAAAGAATTTGACTATGATGAATTTCGTACCTACCTTAATGATCTAGGTGACTCTCTTTTAGTTGTAAATGATGATGAGATTGTAAAAGTCCATGTTCATACAGAAGATCCAGGTCTTGTCATGCAAGAAGGTCTTAAATACGGAAGCCTGGTTAAGGTAAAAGTTGACAACATGCGTAACCAGCATGACGATGTCCTTGAAAAAGAAGCCCAACAAGCTCCAACAGCTCCTTTAGAAGAAGCTAAGGAATTTGGGATAATTGCAATTGCTGCCGGTGATGGACTAGCTAAGGTCTTTAAGGGCCTAGGTGTTGACTATGTTATAAGTGGTGGTCAAACAATGAATCCATCAACTGAGGATATTGTTGTAGCCATCGAAAGTGTTAATGCTAAAAATATTATTATCCTACCAAATAACAAGAATATCTTTATGGCTGCTCAAACAGCGGCAGATGTTGTTGAAAAGCCAGCCCTTGTTGTTGAATCAAGAACCGTTCCTCAAGGATTTACGGCCCTCTTAAGCTTTGATCCAAGCCGTAGCCTGGAAGAGAACAAGGAACGTATGACTCAAGCCCTTTCTGATGTTGTTAGCGGATCAGTAACCAATGCTGTTCGTGATACTACGATTGATGGCCTTGAAATCCATGAAAATGACATACTAGGAATGATTGATAACAAAATCGTTGTGTCAACCCCTGACATGGGGGATGCACTGAGTGCAACTCTTGACAAGATGCTTACTGATGAAAGTGAAATTGTAGCCATCTATGTCGGTGAAGATGGAAGCCGCGAACTTGCTGAAAGTCTTGCTGAGGATATCGAAGAAGACTATCCAGAAGTTGAAGTTGAAATTCATCAAGGAGATCAACCAGTTTATCCTTACCTATTTAGTGTTGAATAA
- a CDS encoding Asp23/Gls24 family envelope stress response protein: protein MTVTINTKNGAVEIENDVLSTVVGASTTEIFGVVGMTSKSAVKDSFKVILGQENYSKGVVISNKEEGITVDVYVVVSYGVKINEVAKNIQERVKFNLENQLGVVADSVNIFVQDVKVVAK from the coding sequence ATGACTGTTACTATTAATACAAAGAACGGTGCTGTCGAAATTGAAAATGATGTTCTTTCGACAGTTGTTGGTGCGAGCACGACTGAAATTTTCGGAGTTGTTGGTATGACGAGCAAGAGTGCAGTCAAAGATAGCTTTAAGGTTATTTTAGGTCAGGAAAATTATTCAAAAGGTGTAGTCATCTCCAATAAAGAAGAAGGCATAACTGTCGATGTTTATGTCGTTGTTAGTTATGGTGTAAAAATAAATGAGGTTGCTAAAAATATTCAGGAGCGGGTCAAGTTTAACCTAGAAAATCAACTTGGTGTTGTTGCTGACTCAGTAAATATTTTTGTGCAAGATGTGAAGGTGGTAGCAAAGTAA
- a CDS encoding YdbC family protein, producing MAELKFEIEESLIVLSENDKGWTKELNRVSWNGGQAKYDIRTWSPDHTKMSKGVTLTNEEFQVLLEALSSK from the coding sequence ATGGCAGAATTAAAATTTGAAATAGAAGAATCACTGATTGTTTTATCAGAAAATGACAAGGGCTGGACCAAGGAGCTCAACCGAGTGAGTTGGAATGGGGGACAGGCCAAGTATGACATTCGTACTTGGAGTCCTGACCACACAAAAATGAGTAAGGGAGTAACCCTTACCAATGAAGAATTTCAAGTTCTTCTTGAGGCCCTTTCAAGCAAGTAA
- a CDS encoding CtsR family transcriptional regulator: protein MSRKNTSDLIEEYLKRLLEQASEIEIKRSELAETFDVVPSQINYVIKTRFTLLRGYEVLSKRGGGGYIRIVRVRCSNRHLFLQDMQDKLPKLLDEKASKDIIQFLFEEEIISYREGNLMISVLNDSNFNSKDKDAIRSLMMKSFLQRLDREDEIK from the coding sequence GTGAGTAGGAAGAATACATCTGATTTGATTGAAGAGTATCTGAAGCGACTTCTTGAGCAAGCTTCAGAAATTGAAATCAAACGCTCTGAACTTGCAGAGACCTTTGATGTAGTTCCCAGTCAGATAAATTATGTTATAAAAACTCGCTTTACCCTACTTCGAGGTTATGAAGTTTTAAGTAAGCGAGGAGGTGGTGGCTATATCAGAATTGTAAGGGTTAGGTGTTCAAATAGGCACCTATTTTTGCAAGATATGCAAGACAAACTGCCAAAACTCCTTGATGAAAAAGCAAGTAAGGATATAATTCAATTTCTCTTTGAAGAGGAGATAATTAGCTACCGGGAGGGTAATCTTATGATTTCGGTTTTGAATGATTCAAATTTTAATTCAAAGGATAAGGATGCCATAAGATCACTAATGATGAAATCATTTTTACAAAGATTGGATAGAGAAGATGAAATTAAATAG
- the rpmB gene encoding 50S ribosomal protein L28 yields MAKVCYFTGRKTVSGNNRSHAMNKTKRTFKPNLQKVTVLIDGKPKKVWASARALKSGKVERI; encoded by the coding sequence ATGGCTAAAGTTTGTTATTTTACTGGTCGTAAGACTGTATCAGGAAACAACCGTTCACATGCTATGAACAAAACTAAGCGTACTTTCAAACCAAACCTTCAAAAAGTAACTGTTCTTATCGATGGTAAACCTAAAAAAGTTTGGGCTTCAGCTCGTGCTCTTAAATCAGGTAAAGTTGAACGTATCTAA
- a CDS encoding serine hydrolase has protein sequence MLKGKQKNFKVLKKSLLIVPFLGLLLLLAFTHDKERKSNLAELTPADSYHLINQLVEDSKIDGNLLVTKKDQKIIGQAYGYSDKDKTRPSDSDIIYPVASIQKTFTALLIAQLIEEGKLSYNSKLEDFRPDIARSNNVTIRELLEHTSSYVMPETASQDILKTEEEQIEYAKETTSYTGYHSFFYTNVNYTYLAAVIKQIDGGSYEESIKRRIISPLGLKNTYFWDDLPPTASLAEEIQSDNSKAEIYSEELMSTLLGAGNLYMSVADLATYQEAINHNLLVSQASFDDLTTPQTNPNYAGGYFLAGDGSLVVSGNISTSQLGSSGYVSMLYGNQEKDIVIAWLGNSLPTNSLVNLGKSIYQDIP, from the coding sequence ATGCTAAAAGGAAAGCAAAAAAACTTTAAAGTTTTAAAAAAATCCCTCTTAATTGTCCCCTTTCTTGGCCTCCTCCTTTTACTGGCCTTTACCCACGATAAGGAAAGAAAGAGCAACCTGGCAGAACTTACACCAGCAGATAGCTATCACTTGATCAACCAGCTTGTAGAAGACTCAAAGATTGATGGAAATCTTCTGGTCACTAAAAAAGACCAGAAAATTATCGGCCAGGCTTATGGTTATTCGGATAAGGATAAGACCCGTCCTAGTGATAGTGATATCATTTATCCGGTAGCTTCCATTCAAAAAACCTTCACAGCCCTTTTAATCGCACAACTTATTGAAGAGGGAAAACTTAGCTATAACTCAAAGTTAGAAGACTTTAGACCTGATATTGCCAGGTCAAATAATGTCACCATCAGAGAACTTCTTGAACATACTTCTTCTTATGTCATGCCTGAAACTGCCAGCCAGGATATTTTAAAGACTGAGGAAGAGCAGATTGAATATGCCAAGGAAACTACCAGCTACACAGGCTACCATAGTTTTTTCTATACAAATGTAAACTATACCTATCTGGCTGCTGTCATCAAACAAATTGACGGTGGCTCCTATGAGGAAAGCATAAAAAGAAGGATTATAAGTCCCCTGGGTCTTAAAAACACCTACTTTTGGGATGACTTACCTCCTACTGCAAGTCTTGCTGAGGAGATTCAATCAGATAATTCCAAGGCAGAGATTTACTCCGAGGAGCTGATGAGTACCCTTTTAGGGGCAGGAAATCTTTACATGTCTGTTGCAGATTTGGCTACCTATCAAGAAGCCATCAATCACAATCTGCTAGTCAGTCAAGCTTCTTTTGATGATTTAACTACGCCCCAAACCAATCCAAACTATGCTGGCGGATATTTTTTGGCAGGAGACGGTAGTCTTGTAGTCAGCGGAAATATATCAACCAGCCAATTGGGAAGTAGTGGTTATGTCAGTATGCTTTATGGTAATCAGGAAAAGGACATTGTCATTGCCTGGTTGGGTAATAGCCTCCCTACAAACTCCCTTGTGAATCTTGGCAAATCAATCTATCAAGATATTCCTTGA